Proteins from one Syngnathus scovelli strain Florida chromosome 17, RoL_Ssco_1.2, whole genome shotgun sequence genomic window:
- the LOC125984738 gene encoding piggyBac transposable element-derived protein 3-like — protein MSTDEDLQCALVAGAISRNRFEVIIRYIHCADNAHLNLSDRMTKLRPMMDILNARFGEAYPMDCNVDLDEAMIEYFGRHGCKQAIRNKPVRFGFKAWCLNSGTSGFLLRFDIYQGVSGDASEVERKFGKGGGTLLRLLDDLPDAVRALPLRVYIDNYFTGLPLVAELRRRGYACTRTIRQNCIPRSCPITDQKAMKNKPRGAVSVVYDTANKIALTRWKDNAVVTIASTLAAEHPLQKASRWSAKEKKKVAVDQPFVVQLYNRSMGGTDRADQSIGLYRINMRRKKWWWPIFTWMLDAAVFNAWVLHRLDEHSGMSLLDFRREVTRTLLAARGVTRARRVGRPRLCAVADDSRFDGMEHWPEVAEQGRKCALPTCKSCPSSACSKCRVALCMKCFRGYHQPEQNV, from the coding sequence ATGAGCACAGATGAAGATCTCCAGTGCGCCCTCGTTGCTGGGGCCATATCACGCAACAGGTTCGAGGTCATCATCCGCTACATTCACTGCGCCGACAACGCGCACCTGAACCTCAGCGACCGGATGACAAAGCTGCGTCCCATGATGGACATCCTCAACGCTCGGTTCGGGGAGGCGTATCCAATGGACTGCAATGTTGATCTGGACGAGGCAATGATCGAATATTTTGGAAGACACGGATGCAAGCAAGCAATCCGAAACAAGCCGGTGCGGTTCGGCTTCAAGGCCTGGTGCCTGAACAGTGGGACCAGCGGCTTCCTGCTCCGCTTTGACATCTACCAGGGGGTGAGTGGAGATGCCTCTGAAGTGGAACGCAAGTTCGGCAAGGGCGGTGGCACGCTCCTTCGACTTCTGGACGACCTCCCCGATGCTGTGCGTGCACTTCCACTACGCGTCTACATCGACAACTATTTCACCGGCCTCCCGCTAGTTGCAGAGCTGCGCAGGCGGGGCTACGCTTGCACGAGGACGATCCGACAAAACTGCATCCCGCGCTCCTGCCCGATCACAGATCAGAAAGCTATGAAGAACAAGCCGCGTGGTGCCGTGTCTGTCGTGTACGACACGGCAAACAAGATTGCGCTCACTCGGTGGAAGGATAACGCCGTGGTCACCATCGCCTCCACCCTCGCCGCCGAGCATCCTCTGCAGAAGGCATCACGCTGGTCagcgaaggagaagaagaaggtggCAGTGGACCAGCCATTTGTTGTCCAGCTGTACAACCGCAGCATGGGCGGCACGGACCGCGCCGACCAGAGCATCGGGCTCTACCGCATCAACATGCGTCGGAAGAAGTGGTGGTGGCCGATATTCACCTGGATGCTGGACGCGGCCGTCTTCAACGCATGGGTGCTGCACCGGCTGGATGAGCATAGCGGGATGTCTCTGCTGGACTTCCGACGCGAGGTGACCCGAACTCTGCTTGCAGCACGAGGCGTCACTCGAGCTCGGAGAGTGGGCAGACCACGCCTGTGCGCAGTTGCCGATGACTCACGCTTCGACGGCATGGAGCACTGGCCAGAAGTGGCGGAGCAAGGCCGAAAGTGCGCACTGCCGACTTGCAAATCGTGTCCGTCCAGTGCGTGCTCCAAGTGCCGCGTGGCACTGTGCATGAAGTGTTTCCGTGGTTACCACCAGCCGGAACAGAATGTGTGA